In Paenibacillus sp. 1781tsa1, one DNA window encodes the following:
- a CDS encoding NPP1 family protein: MKKIVLILLVFLMACIPWVTVVEAAEINHDQVIGFQEISPVTVTQQAAKRFQPFLKVYHGCVPFPAVDQQGNTSAGLNTSGSSNGNCSSSTGQIYSRSAWHNGVWAIMYSWYFPKDSPSSGLGHRHDWEGIVVWVDNPAVANPQILSIAYSGHGQFTNVTPSNTNTQGNRPLISYNSTWPLNHELGVTNTVGGLQPLIGWDDLTSAARNALNTTDFGSANVPFNDNNFTNNLNKAWFR, translated from the coding sequence ATGAAAAAAATCGTGTTAATACTACTGGTTTTTCTTATGGCATGCATTCCTTGGGTCACCGTTGTTGAAGCAGCAGAAATTAACCATGATCAGGTTATCGGATTTCAGGAAATCTCCCCAGTTACCGTGACACAACAAGCAGCCAAGCGTTTTCAGCCTTTTCTGAAAGTCTATCATGGTTGTGTACCTTTCCCCGCAGTGGATCAACAGGGCAATACCAGTGCTGGCTTGAATACGTCCGGGTCATCGAATGGAAACTGTAGCTCAAGTACAGGACAGATCTATTCCCGCTCCGCCTGGCACAATGGGGTGTGGGCCATCATGTATTCGTGGTATTTTCCCAAAGACTCCCCTTCCTCCGGACTTGGCCATCGTCATGATTGGGAAGGTATCGTCGTGTGGGTAGATAATCCGGCAGTAGCCAATCCCCAGATCCTCTCCATCGCCTATTCCGGTCACGGACAGTTCACCAACGTCACACCGAGCAATACCAATACACAAGGTAACCGTCCGTTGATTTCCTATAATAGTACCTGGCCGCTGAACCATGAACTTGGCGTTACCAACACCGTTGGGGGATTACAACCTTTAATCGGATGGGACGACCTGACTTCTGCGGCACGAAATGCGCTCAATACTACAGACTTTGGCAGTGCCAACGTACCTTTTAACGATAACAATTTCACGAACAATCTGAACAAGGCATGGTTTAGGTAA
- a CDS encoding diacylglycerol kinase, producing MKKARLIYNPTSGREEMKKRLADILQRLDQGGIEASCHATTGEGDATREAELAIERGYDMIIAAGGDGTLYEVINGMAERENRPPLGVFPLGTTNDFARALGIPRQWEDYVDLVINQQLRPLDLGKANDKYFINIAGGGSLTELTYEVPSRLKTMIGQLAYYMKGIEKMASLSPQELIIRADGQEEIHDEFMLFLIANTNSVGGFEKLAPGATIDDGLFDVIGVRKCNLADMIRLVTLALRGEHLNDKKVVHFQTSHMEVTSPGYVQLNLDGELGGTLPATFTNLKHHLQLYR from the coding sequence ATGAAAAAAGCTCGCTTAATATATAATCCGACCTCAGGCCGGGAAGAAATGAAGAAACGTCTGGCTGATATTTTGCAACGTTTGGATCAAGGTGGTATTGAAGCTTCTTGTCATGCAACAACGGGTGAAGGTGACGCAACCCGGGAAGCTGAACTTGCGATTGAGCGCGGATATGACATGATTATTGCTGCTGGTGGCGATGGCACGTTGTACGAAGTGATTAACGGTATGGCCGAGCGGGAGAACCGTCCTCCGCTGGGTGTGTTTCCTTTGGGAACGACGAATGATTTTGCACGTGCACTGGGTATTCCGAGACAGTGGGAAGATTACGTGGATCTGGTCATTAACCAGCAACTTCGTCCACTCGATCTGGGCAAAGCGAATGATAAGTATTTTATCAACATCGCCGGTGGCGGCTCATTAACTGAACTGACCTATGAAGTACCGAGTCGTCTGAAAACGATGATTGGGCAACTGGCCTATTATATGAAGGGTATTGAGAAAATGGCGAGCCTGTCTCCACAGGAGCTGATTATTCGTGCCGACGGTCAGGAAGAGATCCATGATGAATTCATGTTATTCCTCATCGCCAATACCAATTCGGTCGGGGGCTTTGAAAAGCTGGCTCCAGGTGCCACCATTGATGATGGTCTGTTCGATGTGATCGGTGTCCGCAAATGTAATCTGGCTGACATGATCCGCCTCGTAACGCTCGCGCTGCGTGGGGAGCATCTGAACGACAAGAAAGTGGTTCATTTCCAGACGAGTCATATGGAAGTTACCTCGCCGGGTTATGTGCAACTGAACCTAGATGGAGAGTTGGGCGGCACGCTGCCAGCTACATTTACGAACCTCAAGCATCATCTGCAATTGTATCGTTAA